Sequence from the Cucurbita pepo subsp. pepo cultivar mu-cu-16 chromosome LG02, ASM280686v2, whole genome shotgun sequence genome:
cccatgataaccccatgatcattccctaaattaaccaaggtgggactttacttataaacccatgatcattccttaaattaaccaaggtgggactccctcccaaccattctcaacaatcctcccctcaaaAAAGTACACCGTAGAGCCTCCCTTAAGGCCTATGAAGCTCTTGAACagtctctccttaatcgaggatCGACTCCTttagagccctcaaacaaactacaccatttgttcgacacaatggtataatattatccaatttgagcataagctcgtatcaatggagatatattccttacttataaacccaggatcattccctaaattagtcaatgtgggactccctcctaaTAATCCTCAATATCATATACATCGAGTTACTTCCCATTTATAATGATaagtacggacgcgtacagtatgatgatgatcatcatcatcatgtcataCATGGTATTCGAGGGTTTGCTAACCTCCGAAAGTCCGGCTATGGACAACTAGTTCGACTATGATGGATTGAGAGGGTGCGGACCGCCTAAGGACTCACGCTCGCACGTATGGGTCGTGTGTAagaaagtactacacattcaaTTTTGTCCAGACTGGAGGCCTCCTCGATGATGGTTTTAACGATGGGTCCCTAATAATGAGTtgatgtgtttgcatttcatgaccccaatagtggggccactttcTGAGTATTTCTTGAAATACTCAAGTCGTGTTACTTCCATTTTAGATAAAGACAAGGCACCCCTGTACGACTGATAACGATATTGCAAATAAAGACCATGACATGTGCATAAgatagttgtatttaatttctcacaccataggttagtatagtgcgtttttcaattttaatatttatttattttatttaatatttcgtATGCTGCTTTTAAAGactttttaaaacgtgtaagtccatgacaatgttttaCGATGATGTTTTCAATGTTTATTTCCACATAAGAGATGATGTTATGAAGATGGTAGCGACCTTAGGTTattagaaatctagggtcgttataGACTCAATATGCCTGCCAATTTAGGTACTTGACCAATTAGGGAGCTAGGAATATAATTTCATGAGATAGAGTTCACTTTTTCTCATATAAAATAAGTAGATGAGCAGTTTCATTTAATGCAAATTTTGAGACTTGAACAATGTGCCCCACTTTCTTACTAGCCCACGAGGcgtgactttttttttattgaatcataaacaaattatttattagataataaatggtacttaaggtgaaaAATGTAATTGTAGGTCTCAGATGGACTTTTCACCCAATTGTAATTACCAATAATTTGTGAATGTTCGACTTGGTTATAAcgattatatcaatggaccTAATATATCCTATTATACATGAAAGTGCAAACTGTAAATCTAGAGTGGAGTGACCCAtggttaaaaatgaaaattgattaattaatttattattattggagCTAATAACGCTCAAAAGACCGTTGGTAATTCAACTTAACATTGGGATTTTCGATTTGGTCgagagaaaatttgaaattttcaaataatatttattatatttgatatgttatatatatattagatataaatagagaaaaatatatataatttgaagtgatctaatttgtatttaatagattaGATATATGACATATAActagagaaaaatatttaatttgaggTGTTCCGgctaaaattaatatattagacATTAAACgaaaatacatatttaaaatttcaatgagattcaaattagttaTATTTCTTAGAATGATATGTCCATGCATGAGatttttatgttgttttagGGGAACAATTAGAAGTTCACCAACTAACCCCTAATTGTGAACTCGATTCTTATCGAAGATtcaaataacattttataaatgattatgCTTTATTTGTGCCATGTATGGACTATTAGAGGTTTTTTCagttaattttcttttgataaacTTATCTAGTATTTTTATAAAGGTTGTAGAACTAAGATTGAGCCCTCAAAATGCATGAACCTTGTCAGAACTTTATAAATACTTTGTGGGTGCGGTGAGGGGATCTCCCACCACTCTCTAATCATGATATTGTTCGAATGAGCGGAAGGGACAACATAAGTAGATATGAGTTAGACTAAGGTCACAACATTCTTTATGATGTTTATATTATGGCAACTAGGGAGATGTCAACTAACCCCTATTAGAGAATTTAAGAATAGTGTTCATAACTTTATAATGAGAACTATGAGTTGAAACCGATATCAGGGTCACACCTCGAGGACCTACTAGCTATAGGTctataataatgatgataatgacgatgacgatgacgatgatgaAAGGGACTAGTAGAACCTCTAACCAAGATACCTTAGAACTTAGAACCCCGAGAACAAACCATGAGAATTGATGGCCCAGACAGAGCTAAGAAAAGAGAACTTATGACCTCCGCACCTGACTCTAAGGTGAGCTTACATGAACTGTGTATACTTAGGGTATAGCCTAAGAAGAGTCTGTAATTTAGAAACAAACTCTGAACTAGGAATAATATACACTATGGACAAATCAACCAAACATCAACATAAGACTTAAGAACTATGAGTTGAAACCGATGTCGGGGTCACACCTCGAGGACCTACTAGCTATAGgtctatgatgatgatgatgatgacgacgacgacgacgacgacggcgatgacgacgacgacgatgacGACAATGATGAAAGGGACTAGTAGAACCTCTAACCAAGATACCTTAGAACTTAGAACCCCAAAAACAAACCATGAGAATTGATAGCCATACAAAGGTAGGAAAAGAGAACTTATGACCTCTACCCCTAACTCTAAGTTGAGCTTACATGAACGGTGTATACTTAGGGTATAACCTAAGAAGAGTCTGTAATTTAGAAACAAACTCTCAACTATGAATAAAACACCATATGGACGAATCAACAAAAACACCATATGGACGAATCAACCAAACAACAACATAAGACTTAAGAATGAACTAAGAACTACAAGCaagttatttaatatttttatactcatccatACTACTTTAACCTTTTCAGACGAAGTCTAGATCGTATTTTTTATGACTTTATGTGTTCATCTACTTAGTTATCTGTATGTGTCATTTTATCGTATCGTCATCATTAAAAACACGATTTTGTGTATGGATATTGaaacataaactaaattaaGAACCCAACAAACCATCTCATgaataaacttttttataatagACTTGTTCACTTACAAGAGATGAACTTTTGGTCTGATGAAATTCATTGGTTCGTTAGATTGTATAAGAGCAAAACCTTCAAGAAATACCAACAGTCTTATTGAGTAGCCACAGCATAAGTGCAAGTTCAATAGCGAAAACGGATTTCAGCCATGTTCGATCCACCACGAATCCATACACTGTAATTCCTCCTTTGTTATTCCTCAAATATGTCACTACAACACAGAAACAAATAcatgttaggatcgcacaacaacgcacagaagaatattggctaaaagttttattgatgacttcaaataTATACACTGAGAGAATACAGTGGATGAAGAAAGTATATTTTGAGAGCCATGTCTAatcccatatatatatatatatatagttttaatttactaaatataagTTTAGCATATTTAATCCCTGTTAAATTAATGTACCAAATCTTTATAGaatatctactatatatatccCTACCAAATCTGTTACTATAAATAGTTATCCGGGTCCAAATCGGAAAGTTACTCTCCATTCATAACATTTAAGTTCATGCATGTTTTTACGTACCTAATGCCTGCCTCTTTTGGAATGAGATTGTATGAGCAAAAACCGGCATCAGTTTCATATCATCCTCGTCGTCctcgtcgtcttcttcatcatcatcggAGTTGAATTCAAACGCCGCAATCACAGATGCTGTCGGCGTCTCATTGTCGAGGTCATCGAACGTGTTTATAGCAGCCGATACGTGCCACTTGGCAGCAAGGCAAGTGATAGACTGTGCTTTGTGAGTGATCTTTGCAGCACTACGGAGGCATATGAACAAGCCTGTCACTAGGCTTATGGAACATAGCTGCATACTCAAAACTCATAGCTTTTTAACCAAcatagaagagaaagagatgaGTTAAGGAATTTGATTACCGCAAGTTGTCCAGTTTTTGAGAGATTAGCAAGAGCATGTGATCTAGTAGTCATCAAAAGAGAGATGAACTGACTGGCAGTGACCAAAATCAAAGACAAGAACATGAACACTCTGAAGCGATGGCTGATGATGGTCAAGGTTCTTCTGAGGCCCAAATGCTGCATCAAGATGGTGCCCACGTCGCTTTCGCGATGGAAGACAGAAACGAAGTCTTCGAGTCGGATCATTTGGAGGCGGCAGACGAGGCGGAAGAGAATacagacgaagaagaagatggaagttctgtaaagccatgagaagaGCTCTAAGGTGCAGGAGGTGATGTAACTAAGGTACATGTTGCCGTAGTATGGTATTTCGTTGGCTGCTGAGACGTACCACCAGATTTTGTAGGCTGCTTCGGCCATGAAACATGGCAGCAAGAAGAAGGAGATCAGCTCCATTGATCTCTGCAATTACAttcataaaacaatttataaaTGCCAAACACAAATATAATCCACGTGTATCTAAATCGAAATATGGtgaacaaataaatgaagcaaaaagaaCAACTTGAGTAAGAAGAATTGAGAATGTTTGTTTAATCCACCACACTTAAATGGTGTGTCaaagttatctatttataataaaaaatattaaaagaatatgtCTAACTCATGAAGAGGGATCGTCGCTCAGCAACAATGCTGCCTTAGCTCtcgtgagaatatgtctaacccaagaagtagaatgggaaacctagagcaagggacaaagacaatgttgaagccggaagagtcgccacagtgggcgaaggagccaattttggcgagaaggacAAAGGCGACTTGGCTGGCGAAGAGGCCAGTACGGCACCTAGATTTCGAAGGTAAATCTCTGTAGAAGGTCGATGGGCTTATAGAGATTTTGTGTATTTCCGAATAGAACGCTGATGAGGATCCTGAGATTAGGGtttatgtgaaggatgaagggttgattgggaagaaaatgagagaggctATGTTGGCTAAGGGGAAACCGATTGTGTTGGAGAAgatgaggttgtatgtacagagtatggcgaagggtgatttggaggtcaaaagggtggagccgaagagtaatcaatcggctccgcTTGTGGCAGCCATGGAGACTGCCCctgcggcgtcaaagccaacaggggtggtggagaagatgaaagttatctatttataatcaaacaaatGATAAGGAGGATATGGGGGTAATACAtagaataaatggaaagatactgTGGTAAAAAAGAATCTAAGTATTTGTCTCATAATAAAACtcaatatgatatatatggtaaattataatttagtactaaatatcttCCACAATAATatgttcttcaattctttatGTTGGTGTGAATAAAGCATACATCACTATTTATAGGTAGAAAACACTAATAGATTTAACTTTCTCCCCCGTTAGCAACTATTAAAAATTCTCCTaaacaaaatactaacaattttcctaaattttctCTGGCTACTAAtaattatcctaaaattaCTCCACATTAACTTATTTTGCTAAGTCATGCTTATTGACTTATATTTTGTTCGTAAGCTTTACTTTTTTCGAGATTCTTCGCTTCGGGAAACTCTCGCATGTTTGCAAATTTTTAAGGTCTTAGTAAGAATGTCTACACGTTGCTCTCTAGTGTCAACTTTACTAGTTCTCTGGTCAAATATGTCTTCTTCcgatgaaattttaattctactGTAATTTCTTCCACTCTTCATCAAGCTTACATGTAAAAACTTTTTGTAACATACTCCTCTGTTTTTTCAACCTTCTTTTTAGGCATGCCTCTAAGCTTCTTTGGTTGAGATGACAAGTTCGatgttctatttttattacgCTATGGTGGCCTCCTTCCTCTAGACCTCCTTGGTTGAGATGATAAGTATGACGAAATACACCAACTTGTAGGTTGTTTTCCGCTAATTGAAGTAGCCTCTGGTTTCTTCTTGACCTACTCTTGGGTTCCCATTTCTCCCAATCAATTAGTTTCTTTTAGTTGGAAACGGCCcacgatcgaaatatgtcaaaacaaaaattgaagcaaaagaACAACTTGAGCAAAGAAACCTAAAGCTCTTatgcttttcaattttctttgttgttgtgaaAATAACATACATCAAGCAATACTAACAAATCTACCTAATTAAAGACTAACAATTTCCCAAAACATATTAAAGTCAATAATTTCTAAACAATTATCCTAAAATTGCTCTAAGTTAATAACTTCTTTTGCTAAGTCAAGCTTACTAACTCACGTTCTCCTCCATAAGCTTGACTTTGATCGAGACTTTTCACTCCTAACAATTCCCGCATGTTTGCAACTTTAACCCTTGCTAGGCTCTTGGTGAGAATGTCTACACGTCTCTGTCTAGTTTCAATTGTACTTGGTCCCTAGTAAactctattttcttcaaaagaaattttaattttgcaacatacaatttcttcctcttctctcttATGTGCAAAGAATTTATCACCAAGCTTACATGTAGAAAAATCTTGTAACGTACACCTCTGTTTCAACCTTCTTTTTAGGCATGTCTCTAGGTTTCTTTGGTTGAGATGACAAGTTTGAAGTCTCATTTCTCTTACGCTCGGTGGTCTTCCTCTAGGCTTCTTTGGTTGAGATGATAAGTTTGATGAAACACATCGACTTGTAGGTTGCACTTCGCTGATTGAAGCAGCCTCTGGTTGCttcttgatttatttttcagtTCTTATTTCTCCTGACTCAttggtttcttcttcaccttcttGCTACCAACGTCAATAGATACTTTTAGAAGATGTTGATAGTTTTTCAATAGTATTTTATATAGGCGGTTTCGCGGTTGTTTTACCTTCATCAACAGCGCTCCGTTTCGGTCATATATCTTGAGGAACGGGTCGACTATCCCCACTCTGCTACCTTCTTCTGTCATTTGACCAAGCCTAATAATATTGCTCTTCAAACTTAGGATGTAATATACCTTGGCCAATAGATGTTGATCGTCATTCTTACACTGAAATAAGATAGATCATTTTTCTTGGACTGGTACAATTGA
This genomic interval carries:
- the LOC111788411 gene encoding uncharacterized protein LOC111788411; translation: MEDPEKKSPSPSSSPSPSPSPSQINSRKSESESESESDSAEFRRFESFLKWICIMDHSNPFTATLSCFLFSAFAIAVPIASHFALSCSDCDEDHRSSVCLSAWLRHLGLSRFLFLDKLCESSHKARDEYSKQLKRSMELISFFLLPCFMAEAAYKIWWYVSAANEIPYYGNMYLSYITSCTLELFSWLYRTSIFFFVCILFRLVCRLQMIRLEDFVSVFHRESDVGTILMQHLGLRRTLTIISHRFRVFMFLSLILVTASQFISLLMTTRSHALANLSKTGQLALCSISLVTGLFICLRSAAKITHKAQSITCLAAKWHVSAAINTFDDLDNETPTASVIAAFEFNSDDDEEDDEDDEDDMKLMPVFAHTISFQKRQALVTYLRNNKGGITVYGFVVDRTWLKSVFAIELALMLWLLNKTVGIS